Part of the Mangifera indica cultivar Alphonso chromosome 4, CATAS_Mindica_2.1, whole genome shotgun sequence genome, TATGTGTCTTGATGAAGCCATGTGCGCCCTAGGGCATCATAAGCACAAAAAACTCAATTGCAAGCACCTTGGAAGCTCAATAAAAAGGGgctttcaaaaaaatttctagagaaaaaaagattatagCTTAAGCTGGCTCGAATGGTTCCtcctatttttttgttttccagtGACTTTGGTTATGGATAAGTTAgcatttctttcaaattataataaaggcAGTTACTGTAGCTTCCAATTTGTCTTCCATATAAACTCAGCCACTGCCCTTCGACAAAAATCATGCAAGATTTTACGTTCTTATAGATGTGTTAGCTTGATATTTTCATTTAGTAATCAAAGGATTCAAACTCAGACAATATTTGAACAAATAAGCAATGCAAAAAAGCAAGCAAAGAAGAACTCCAAGCCTAAGAAGATTTCATAACACTGATAGAAGCCTAtttcaaattacataaattcaTAATGGTTCCAGTAATTCTTACCAACATAAAAAGTTCTTCTGCACCATTGAAAAGAAATATGACAGGTCTAGATGGGATCCAGCCAGAATCTACTGTCAGTCTAGCTAATTCCAGCATCGATCCTGCAATGAGAGGAAGGCATTGAAATGAATGATCAAGCAGAAATTTCTTACCTAAGAATATTCCATTCAGCAAAAATATTCGTTGGACCCACCAACACATGAACCACAATCGCCAGCACCTGGGGAGCCAAGTGGGCTATCAAAATGGCCGTTTATCAAAACGGAGGGCTCATTCTCTGCCGAATCTGCTGATGATATCCTgtgacaaataaattaaaaataaaactactggTTCACAAGAACATTCTGCAAGAGAGTTGGAAGATTCTAATGATTGGTCATCTCACAAGACATTATTGGTACAGGGTCTCTAGCAAAGtggcatacatatatatatatatgaaactcCAAAATATCCAAATCATACATAACAAGAAAACCACACCCTTGAACTTCATCAATTAGTTAACTAAATATAGAGTTCATAAATAGCAAGGTAGTTATACCTCATTATGATATTTGTATGGTTTCTGTAGCCCAATGATATACTGTGACCCAAAAACAACATATTGAAAGAGCCATTAACGGCTGTCTCTTCAACCTCAATTCTGCATATTAAACAACCAACTCAGCAAGTGAACCACCAATCACAACTCAGCCTAacagtataaattattatatcaatctACCAACCTTAATTTTGATCCAGCTCTCTCCTTAATTATTTCCAACTGTGTTTTGATATACACAGCAGCTTTTCCTAGGCCGGGGCGCCCTTCctgttaaaatttcaattttttatggtATTGGTATTGGAttcaagtaataaaataatttgtgcTAAGTCTCTCCGTCctaaatggtaaaaaaaaaaatcaatttatgatGTTATTGTCTCACTTGGCGACCATCGATCTCTTCGGACAAAACGCGAACGTGTTGGATGGCTCTAGCTTCAGAGAAGCGATCAAGTGGAGCGTGGAAATCAAGAGGCTTCACGAACTTCATGTGACTTACGGAGTAAACGATCATCGACATGATTCCATACACGACTGATAGAAGTAGCAAGAATTTAAAGGCTGAAACGTCTCTAGGATCAAACCTCAACGCCATCTCTCTCTGAAAATAGAATTCTCAACCTGATATTTTTCGATGCCGAAATGCGTCACTCGGTGTGTATTTACGGAAAGAGAAGATACCTCTGTTAAGCAGCCGGTTGTTTCTGACTTCAGAGTAAACGAAAACGAACTAGGCGTTGGGAATACTTCGAGTCTGTAGAGCTCCCTGTGGGCCATTAACATTGAATCTTCTGGGCTTTAGAAAAAGGGCCCAATTCGGAACTTAAAGTTGTTAATGGACCTTtacatttttctgttttttgaaGGACATGCCAAATTTCTAATGGGTCTTGGGTGAATTCAACCCGCATTTTCTCAAGTCGAGTTGCGGGTACCCAACCCAACAACTCTGATTTTCttaaaagagtaatgttatatgtacttaatttttgtgtaaaattaatatatataataatatgttattatgtaattatgtgattttaaaatatatattattatatgataaaaaaatatttaattatataataacacctTATCTcttatctgtgtatataaatgatgtataaaaaataaatatatatagttttattgttcttgCAAACCATATCAAAACATGAAACTGAGATAACAGTACCGCGCTACTCCAACTAGAAACTGCTGTCGCGAAATTTACAGGACAGCAAAGCATCGCCGCCATCAAGTTCACCGTTCCACGTGGTAGAGCTCTGATCTTCCGGCGGAATATGTGAGTATGTAGATTACCTTTTAGTTTAAAGCGTTTCTGTGAAGTTACGTTTTGGGTTCTATACCTTGAAATTGGTTTATCTCGTGACTGATTTTGACGGTCTTTTGATATATTCAGGCAAATTAACGAAGTGGGTTTTTGTTCTTGTGACTTGTAGAGGGTGATAAGTTGcatattgaaagaaagaaaataacttcCTTGGCATTTGTACTGTTCGTCTCTCTTGCGGCGCCGTCTGATCTCCGGTATGAGTCTAATGATTTCATTTCGGTTgacttttattgaatttgaatttatcgaATGATTCACGACGGTTGAGAAAGAGATAAATAGTTTTAGGGCAGTTGAAATCGATTAGAGGCCATGAATCCATTAACGCTGGTGAAGCGAATCCAGAACATAAATTCGAAGGAAGCTTCTCTTGGAATTTCGGACGATGCTTCGTGGCACGCCAAGTACAAAGATTCTGCTTATATTTACGTTGGTGGCATACCTTTCGATCTCACGGAAGGTGACCTCCTTGCTGTTTTTGCTCAGTAAGTCCGTATCAGCCATCAATATTTATGCAATTACTTTTTCTGCTGAGTTCTGTGATTTTATTATCTGCCTGCTTTAATTACACCTTCTATTTATTGTGAATGTATATCCACCATCTTGCTGCACTCTTCACACCAGATTTACTTCGTAGTTTTCTGTTAAATTCCAGTGTGACATGGACTCTTTGTTAATTCTTGTATGATATCAAATATGATTTGAATGTTGAGAGGTGAGTGGAGTGGTGATGCCTTTGATTTTCTCCTGTAAGTTTTACAGTTCATTGGGTTTGATTCATAGAGCCATAAGAGTTCCTGAAGATGGTAGAATTTGGCAATATCTCAGTTCCAAACTTGAATTCACTGACTGGGTTCAAGAGATCTTTTGTTTATTCAGAGAAAATATTGAGGATATGGATATTGTTGTATGTATTGTTGAATTTAGTGTTGTTAGTTATCTTTCTTGTTTATCTGTCTTCTTGCGAGGTTAAAACATCCGTGTCTCCCTTTTTCTTGGCAGTTAATTTCTGCTCTAAATGACTGCTTCCAGGTATGGAGAGATTGTTGATGTTAATCTTGTTAGAGACAAGGGTACTGGTAAATCAAAAGGTTTTGCTTTTATTGCATATGAGGATCAAAGAAGCACAGTTCTAGCTGTAGGTTGGTGCTCGCTCTTCCTCTCCCTCTCTACATTAGTTTAATTATTGAAGCAGTTAGAAACTATCAACATGCTTTAGCTTTCTTATGGAATTAAATGAACTTATATTCTCAGGCTTTTCTTTTTAGATAATCTGAATGGAGCACAGGTATTAGGACGAATTATAAGGGTTGATCATGCCAGTAActacaaaaagaaagaagaagaggatgaagaAACGCGACAGAGGAAGCGGGAGGAACGAGGAGTGTGCCGTGCTTTTCAAAGAGGTGAATGTACCCGTGGAGATGGATGCAAATTTTCCCATGATGAGCAAGTAAGTTTAGTGATGACTTAGGAAGACTTCATTACACATTAGTATTGGATATTTGATGATTTAAGGCAAATCTTATGTATCCACAACTAATGTTTGCTATTGACTCTTCTTTTAAAACCAtaaccttaattttttaaattcttgttAATGAGTGAAATTTTTTCGCCTTATCCATTAAAAGAGAGTCAAGTTATCATGCTTTTACATTTAAGTTGTTTGTGTTTTGGAAAATATTGAGTGAGAATCTGATTTGCTTTACTGAGCTGCACATTGATAACTTTCTATGACTCTGTACTGGAGGTTCTGTATTaatgttttctgctttcttcCAGAGAGCTGCTAACACAGGTGGGGGTCCTCAGGATAAAAGTTCACGATGGGGACATGAGAAATTTGAAGTTGATAAAGAAGGTTTTAGGTGGGGAAAGAAGGATTCAAGTTCCAAAGCAACTGGCAATGGAAAGGCCCCAGAAATTGACCCTAAACAAGGTGATAAGTGGGAGGAGAAGAAATCAAGAAGGCATGAAGATGTTGAAAAGTCAAGAGATGATCATCATAGAAGGGAAGAAAAGAGATTGATAAGGCACAGTGCTGATGAATTTGAGTCCAATTCAAGAGAAGATCGTTATAGTGTGGAAGAAAAGAGGCCAAGAAGGCAGACTGATGCACCGGAGAGTAGGTCCAGAGGAGATCAGTATCGGAGGGAAGAAAGAAGATCAAGAAGGCATGGAGATGATGAATTTGAGCCAAGGTCCACGGAAGATGATAGGAGGGGAGAAAGGAGATCTACAAGGCATGACTGTGACTCTTATACAAGAGCAGACCGAGACAAACACAGGGATTTGTCATCTCACCGTCATAGAGATAGAGATGATTACAAGCCTAAATCAGATCGATGGGAATGAAGGTATTCATTCATTCATGAAGAAACTTATAAACAATGGAAACTTTTGATTCCTTCTGAGAAACAAAACTTGTAAACCTGTTTAACACTTTGATCTTTGGCTGAGAGGAACGAAGGGGCTCTCCTTGCTGATGGCCCTAAGCCAACTCCCCAGTTGTGTGACTGAATGTAGACTTGTTTCAGTTTTTCATTCATGATTGATTATTTACCTGCCTAGTATATGAGATTGAATGTAGTCTTGTTTCGGCTTGTCATTCATGAATCATGGTTTACTGGCCTTGGggaaccttttaaaatttaaactacaaatcACGTTTTCTGTGTTGTATATCCTGAACTTACGTAGaatgttaaaattatgtttcttctattttagatactgtttgataaaatttcttGTTACCAACTTCTGTGTAATTTAGAATCTTGCCTTAGATAAACTATGATTGTCGTGGTGACAATCAGTTAGACAATTTTGTTATCCATTATAGTAATCAAATCTTGCTATCTATCGCAGTGAGAGTAATCATTTTTGTCATCTACTACCATTTGTTTGGACGTTTGGTATGTTATTGATAACCCAGAAAGGTGTCATGTTATTAGCTGGATCTCTATGATACCCTTGTCCCTATCATGGGTTGCTGTTAATATGACATTAAGTGCGGGATGTTAGCTATATGGAGTTGtttgcctttttcttttgctttctcCTGATGAAGGATGTCTATTAACCGGTGTTGAGGTCATATGCAGGTTGTTGCTTTTATGGTTAGTTGTTGGTTACTAAGATTGGATTTGAACCGAGATAGTTTGGTATCAAGaatcaatttgatttggatttatttagattgaactcaaattgagtttaatctGGGAGGGTTAGTtcgtttttgaaattaagttgaatttaaacttgAGAGAGTTTGGTTTAATCTAGCTCATAAGTTAGAGGATGATTTTATTTGGTTCGAGTTTATatcatgatttaatttaaattatattaaacaattattaaaacgaaattgtttttacttattattaCGTTGTTTTATAATAAATCCAAGTTACAGATTCAGTTATGAATTCGAGTTAATCTTTGAAGTTTGAATTTAGAGGTCAAATTGAATTcgaactatttttaattttaattcgatAAACATAAATCAtcctattttttattcgaattaaattcaGATCACAATGTTACTGGGACATTCTCCTCACGTACTTGTTACCCTGCCGCTTAGTGTTACCGCAACACATGTCAAGGAACAGCGACAAAAATGGAAATTCTCTGAAAATGTGGattaaaataaagatagaattttcaatcaattttgtAATTGAATTGTCAGATCAGAATTGATAAATGCTTTCCTTGCCTATGAAGAACCAAGAAGAGCACAGTAATAAACCCACGTTGAACTGCCATAGACAACcgttagtttaattataaaaaggaaaaaaagtttCGTTAAAACTTAAATTCTACTTCATTTAACTACCCAGATGCGGTATCACGGAGATCTGGCTGTACAGAAATGGAAGTGGCATGGCAGAGAAGGTGGTTTCTTCGAggtaaatatacaaattaatccgatttgattataaaaaattagtaccGGGTACCGCCTACAACAGTGGGCAGAGCACGTTAAATGGCATGGCTGGCTGCAAGGTGAGtgcataataataatactatccAGTCCATAAAGCAGTGGAGCAACTGTGAAGACGCCGGCTGCCGCACAGAGGCGAGACTCTTGACGTCAGCTTCGTTAACGGCAAGAGTTCTCCAAAATGTTTCGAAAAGTTATcttctctctcatttttttcGTTCTTCTCATCATGTCGTACTCGATTTTCATCGGAACCGTCGATATTCGATCGTACTTTAATCCATTATTGCAGTCACCCTCCGCCGCGCTCTCCTCCTGTGCGACTATCAATGCTCCCCTTAAAGTTTACATGTACGATCTCCCGAGGAGGTTCCACGTCGGCATGATGAACAACCGGAGTCCTGACAACTTACCGGTGACCAAGGAGAATCTGCCACCTTGGCCGCAGAATTCAGGCTTGAAGCGACAGCATAGTGTGGAGTATTGGCTTATGGCCTCGCTGTTGCACGATGGTGGGGATGGTGAAGAGAGAGAAGCGGTTAGGGTTTTGGATCCGGAAATTGCCGAGGCATTTTTCGTGccctttttttcttcattgaGTTTTAATTCTCATGGCCATATCATGACAGATCCAGATACCGAGATTGACCACCAGTTGCAGGTactaattgaattaatttttaattttctataaggGTTTGTAATACTTTTACCTATTGAAAAACAGATTTGGTTGTGTTTGGGAAGTTCATCTATGCAGATATGGGTAGATGTGAGATTGAAAAGTTGAATTTGTTGCAGGGATTTGTTGATTTTGTGGATCTAAAGTTCTGACGGGAAGTTGGGAAATGTAGAATTTTAAGAATTGATCAgattgaatgaaaaatgttattcaTGTATGCAGTTTTATCCTGGATTTGCCTTCTCATAAGcctatctttttaattttgtcacCGTCAAATTTCTTGGTCataatgatttaaaaaagaagatttCTAGCATACAGGTGTTTTcggaaattataattattacatgGTGCATCTCTAGATACAAAGTTGCTTGTAAATATATCACATAGCAATTATAATAAACAGTTCAATAGATATTGTCCGTTTTAGGCTTCAAATCCGCACGATTTTGTTCCTAAAATGCGTCTAGCGGGGTAAGGCTTCAGGCCTGTACCCAGGTCCGAGACCTACATGGCCACTAGATATTATCCTCTTTGGATCTTCAGGATCCTCAAGATTTTCATACGCGTCTGTTGAGTTAAGAGACTCTGGCCCCTGTCTATATACACGCTCAGTAGACTGCAGGGAGCGATATGGGACTTCAGGCACAACACACTCCTCCATCgcgaatcgtgctgataacgtgttataaatagCCCAACAGATATTATCCGTTTTAGGTTTCAGACCGACACGGTTTTGTTCCTAAAACACGTCTGTTAAGTTAAGGGTTTCTAACCTTtgcctatatacacgctcagtagagtgcacgggagcgatgtgggacttcaggtcacaacacacccctcCATCACGAATTGTGTTGATAACGtgttatgaatttaatacaCAAGTATACAAAGATAAATGATTCAAGAAGAATGGGGAAGAAAAGGAGAGGAAGAGAGAGTCAAAGCAAATGTAATTTCcggagaagagaagaaaatatatgcataaattgagagagagaggggaggtatttatatacaaatttttcaCCAACTCCCCTTGACAAATTCGGTTGGCTCATATAaaaggcatttaatgccttccttcaattttctaatttcatcaTCATGTAGCCACCCTCCGATAAATGTTTTCCCATGACATTATTTTGACTTGATGAGGTGGAAACTCACCTGGATGTataacactcccccttggattttcaccacttacagataattatattaatcttgctaaggaaaaaccagtgggataaaaaccaaagtaaaggaacataattattaaatgtcctgtaagttggcgttggacgtgcttaaactgcctcattaaaaacctttcTAGGAAAACCCAAtaggacaaaacctagtgaaggaaaaaagagtacagtacacattttgtccaatattggataaacttcaaaattttgcctgatgaatgtTCCCCCTAATaaacgctccccctctttgtagtaggattaacttggttgcaTGTTGAGCCgtcgcataccgatgttatacactaacttttcaaatgttgatgtcggtagtgtcttagtgagcAAATatgcaagattctcactagatctgatttgtttgatatcaatctttttactctgttggagctcatgagtgtaaaagaacttcagtgagatatgtttggttctgtctccttggatgtacccacctctaatttgggctatacatAGGTAACAGAGTATGTGTTTGATTCCGTTCTAGTGacgacgggttggtgcagagctaaatcaggCCAATAAATTGACTGTGAAAGATACatccggtctcgtgcattgggtcaaatataataaggctccaatgacattaagatatggtacttcaggaccaagtatcttttcatcttcttctttaggacgaaatggatctttttttggatcaagagaccgaacaaccattgaggtgctcaaaggataaatcttatccatattaaagcgttttaataatttttcaatatacactgattgatggataagtatttcatttgaattgtgttagatctgcaggccgagacaatattttgttttcctcaaatccttcattttaatttttttttcagatattcagcagtttttgagaactcttcaggagtcccaattaaattcatatcatcaacataaactgctacaatagcaaatctcgattctgaccttttgataaagacacatgggcatataaggtcattcacatagcgctcttttttcaaatattcactgaggcgattgtaccacatatgtctggattgttttaatccgtacaatgatcgttgtaatttaattgagtataagcCTCTTAAATTGACCTTTTTTGCTTCAGACAATTtatatccttcagggagtttcatataaatttcagcgtctaaattttcatacaaataagcaatAACTACATCCATTATACGCATAttcagtccttcagagactgttaaactgattaaatatctaagtgtgattatatccatcacaggtgcatatgtttcatcaaagtctataccgggtatttgggaaaagccttgggctacaagcctgactttatatctagcaatttcatttttctcatttctttttctcacaaatatcatttatatccaacgggttatacgtcttgaggtgttgaaactacagacccaaacacttgacgttttgctagagaagttaattctgtttgaattgcttcttcccatttaggccaatcatgtctttgatTGCATTCAGCCATAGTACGTgactcaaaatcatcatcattcagaatttcagtagctactgcaaatgagaatatgtcatcaattataaatatttcacgattccacacttctcgtgtatgaacataatttaaagatatttcaatattctcattttcttgttcttaaGGATTTTGTACCAgttcaggggtttgtgccacttctgGGGCTTGAGTCTTttcagggaccataacctcttctggaggaatatttgtttgattatttgtctttcttttttgagaaacagtgtccttcgatccaatAGGTATACCACGCTTCTGGTgtgaggtagatggatcagtcacggctcaaatggactgttcagcagtcacattgattcttgctggtgtagtagcagctggaacatgtgatcttgttaCTTTTGTcgtatcaacaaatgcatcaggcatttgtttggcaataatttgtgatcgcactatcctttgcacttcagtttcacttataatgacacaattaTATCATGACGCTCCCCCAAGCAGActttggttgcaacttcttcaaatcattcagaaattttagctctccatgaagccagccaagaatgtatatggttacggtttgttatccatcatattcagaatgcatgcagtcttccttaTACAACAAACActcatttcatattatatgaaaacaatgcagcatgtataacacaaattagaggtgggtatATCAAAGGAGacataaccaaacatatctcaccaaagttctttcacactcatgagctccagcagagtaaaaagatttatgtcaaacaaatcagatctagtgagaatcttgcagatttgttcactaagacactaccgacatcaacatttgagaagttagtgtataacatcgatatgcggcggctcaacacgcaaccaagttaatcctactacaaagaagGGAGCGTTCATCAGGGAGAGCATTCATcaagcaaaattttgaagtttatccaatattggacaaaaggtgtactgtactcttttttcctttactaGGTTTTCTctcactgggttttcctagtaaggtttttaatgaggcagtttaagcacgtccaacgccaacttacaggacatttaataattatgttcctttgctttggtttttatcccactgagTTTTTTCgtagcaaggttaatataattatctgtaagtggtggaaaTTCAAGGGAGAGTGTTATGCAtccaggtggctttccacctcATCAAGTCAAAATAATGTCATAGGAGTTGGTGgtgaaaaattgaaggaaaattgaaggaaggcattaaatgcctttTATATGAGCCAGCCGAATTTGTCAAGGGGAGTTGGtgaaaaatttgtatataaatacctcccctctctctctcaatttatacatttattttcttctcttcttcggAAATTACATTTGCTTTGGCTCTCTTCTCCTCTCCTTTTCTTCTCCATTCTTCTTGAATCATTTATCTTTGTATACTTGtgtattaaattcataacacgttatcagcacgattcgcgatgggggggtgtgttgtgacctgaagtcccacatcgctcccgtgaAGTCTactgagcgtgtatataggcaGGAGCCAGAAGCCTTTAACTCAACAGACGTGTTTTAGAAACAAAACCGTACGGCCCTGAAGctcaaagcggacaatatctgttgggctgtttataacattaggaaatttttaaattttttttgtttgttttttttttcagttttcctttttttttttttgggtcctGCAGTCCTGCTGACTAATATTTCCTTTTTGAGATTCTGCAGTTGATATTTAAGCTGTTTCCAAAATTGGCTCTGTAAtcagatttttgtttttccacCCTGAACTTTAAATTACTTTTACATTTGAATATTGATCCCTTCTGATTTCAGATTGAAGTACTGGAATATTTGCGGAAATCAAAATACTGGCAGAGGTCAGGAGGCAGAGACCATGTAATTCCCATGACACATCCGAATGCCTTCAGATTTCTTCGAGAGCTAGTAAATGCATCAATTCTTATTATTGTAGATTTTGGCCGCTACCCCAGGAACATGTCTAAGCTAAGCAAAGATGTGGTATCCCCATATGTACATGTTGTGGAATCCTTTTCAGATGATGACCCTCCCGACACATTTGAGTCTCGCACCACATTGCTCTTCTTCCGTGGGAATACAGTCAGAAAAGATGTATATTAGTTTTACCAACAACTATTCAATTAAGGAACCACTAATTGGAAGTAGAATTGATTGTTTACGGTCTTCTTGTGCTGCAGGAAGGCAAAGTTCGTGCCAAATTAGCAAAGATATTAGCTGGCTGTGATGATGTTTACTACAAGCGTAGCTCAGCCACAACAACGAGCATTAAAGAGGTGTGTTGTGGGTTTTTATAGATCATCAAAATTGACTTCCCAGAGTATGTTTCACATGACCCAGTATTTCTTTGTCATCACCACAGTATTTCACTACCAAAAAGATGTGCTCTTGTTAGGACATTATGCTGGATTCTAATGATTCATGATTGCAAGTTTTACAGACACCATCCCACTACTTCTGTAATCATTCTGAATATCTCCGTGGCGTGCAATTCCTGCAGTACATCCTTCTATTACTAAGCAAATATTTTCATTCTAGGAAACTGTGATCATTGGAGACCGAGGAGCTATATTTTAGCt contains:
- the LOC123214634 gene encoding zinc finger CCCH domain-containing protein 25 isoform X2; amino-acid sequence: MTASRYGEIVDVNLVRDKGTGKSKGFAFIAYEDQRSTVLAVDNLNGAQVLGRIIRVDHASNYKKKEEEDEETRQRKREERGVCRAFQRGECTRGDGCKFSHDEQRAANTGGGPQDKSSRWGHEKFEVDKEGFRWGKKDSSSKATGNGKAPEIDPKQGDKWEEKKSRRHEDVEKSRDDHHRREEKRLIRHSADEFESNSREDRYSVEEKRPRRQTDAPESRSRGDQYRREERRSRRHGDDEFEPRSTEDDRRGERRSTRHDCDSYTRADRDKHRDLSSHRHRDRDDYKPKSDRWE
- the LOC123213408 gene encoding probable arabinosyltransferase ARAD1; amino-acid sequence: MFRKVIFSLIFFVLLIMSYSIFIGTVDIRSYFNPLLQSPSAALSSCATINAPLKVYMYDLPRRFHVGMMNNRSPDNLPVTKENLPPWPQNSGLKRQHSVEYWLMASLLHDGGDGEEREAVRVLDPEIAEAFFVPFFSSLSFNSHGHIMTDPDTEIDHQLQIEVLEYLRKSKYWQRSGGRDHVIPMTHPNAFRFLRELVNASILIIVDFGRYPRNMSKLSKDVVSPYVHVVESFSDDDPPDTFESRTTLLFFRGNTVRKDEGKVRAKLAKILAGCDDVYYKRSSATTTSIKESTQGMRSSKFCLHPAGDTPSSCRLFDAIVSHCVPVIVSDRIELPFEDEIDYTHFSVIFSVKEAVQPGYMINQLRQFPKERWIEMWGHLKNISHHYEFQYPPKKEDATNMLWRQVKHKLPAVYLAVHRQRRLKVPDWWRRR
- the LOC123214634 gene encoding zinc finger CCCH domain-containing protein 25 isoform X1 → MNPLTLVKRIQNINSKEASLGISDDASWHAKYKDSAYIYVGGIPFDLTEGDLLAVFAQYGEIVDVNLVRDKGTGKSKGFAFIAYEDQRSTVLAVDNLNGAQVLGRIIRVDHASNYKKKEEEDEETRQRKREERGVCRAFQRGECTRGDGCKFSHDEQRAANTGGGPQDKSSRWGHEKFEVDKEGFRWGKKDSSSKATGNGKAPEIDPKQGDKWEEKKSRRHEDVEKSRDDHHRREEKRLIRHSADEFESNSREDRYSVEEKRPRRQTDAPESRSRGDQYRREERRSRRHGDDEFEPRSTEDDRRGERRSTRHDCDSYTRADRDKHRDLSSHRHRDRDDYKPKSDRWE